A window from Tissierellales bacterium encodes these proteins:
- the agaV gene encoding PTS N-acetylgalactosamine transporter subunit IIB, whose translation MGKPNILLTRIDNRLLHGQIAVTWSQHLGANLILIANDDVSTDSVQQSLMDMAAPDNIQTRYFSIQKTIDVIHKAADRQMIFIVARTPQDVLKMVEGGVPIEKVNVGNMHFSEGKKQISSTVSVDTSDIEAFKKLGELGVECEVRRVPSEPGKDILTMI comes from the coding sequence TTATTGCATGGACAGATTGCAGTTACATGGAGTCAGCATCTAGGAGCAAATCTTATACTTATAGCAAATGATGATGTATCGACAGATAGCGTGCAGCAGAGCTTGATGGATATGGCAGCTCCTGACAATATTCAAACTAGATATTTTTCGATTCAAAAAACTATAGATGTAATACACAAAGCGGCAGATCGTCAGATGATATTTATCGTAGCGAGAACACCTCAAGATGTTCTAAAAATGGTAGAGGGCGGAGTACCTATTGAAAAAGTGAATGTTGGAAATATGCATTTTTCAGAAGGTAAGAAACAAATTTCATCTACAGTATCAGTTGATACAAGTGATATAGAAGCATTTAAAAAACTAGGTGAACTAGGCGTAGAGTGTGAAGTTAGAAGAGTACCTAGTGAACCGGGAAAAGATATCCTAACTATGATTTAA
- the agaW gene encoding PTS N-acetylgalactosamine transporter subunit IIC produces the protein MFIKALLVALWAGIAGVDLFNGLTHLHRPVVTGVVVGLILGDVQTGLIAGATLELVWMGMVPLAGAQPPNVVIGGIIGTSFAILANQDPNVAVGIAVPFAVAAQAMITILFTIMSPVMHKADNYADTSNTAGIEKINYLALLGLFTFYAVIAFLPVYIGADKAAAIVGALPKVLIDGLGVAGGMMPAIGFAMLLKIMLKKEYVAFMILGFILVTYLNLPILAVALIGLSIALYDYYLAKDKSQNVVQVKEEVMSDGI, from the coding sequence ATGTTTATCAAAGCTTTATTAGTAGCACTTTGGGCAGGTATAGCTGGAGTTGACTTGTTTAATGGATTGACACATTTGCACAGACCAGTTGTTACAGGAGTTGTAGTTGGCCTTATATTAGGAGATGTACAAACAGGGTTAATTGCAGGAGCGACATTAGAATTAGTTTGGATGGGTATGGTTCCACTTGCAGGAGCACAGCCACCTAATGTTGTAATTGGAGGAATTATTGGAACGTCGTTTGCGATACTTGCAAATCAAGATCCGAATGTAGCGGTAGGGATTGCCGTACCATTTGCGGTGGCAGCACAAGCTATGATTACTATTTTATTTACTATAATGTCACCAGTTATGCACAAGGCAGATAATTATGCAGACACATCAAATACAGCAGGTATAGAAAAAATTAATTATTTAGCATTATTGGGATTGTTCACATTTTATGCAGTAATAGCATTTTTGCCAGTATATATTGGTGCAGACAAAGCTGCTGCGATTGTTGGAGCCCTTCCTAAGGTTTTAATTGATGGACTTGGTGTAGCCGGCGGGATGATGCCAGCCATAGGTTTTGCTATGCTTTTGAAAATAATGTTGAAAAAAGAATATGTTGCTTTTATGATACTAGGATTTATATTGGTGACTTATTTGAATTTACCAATACTTGCGGTTGCGCTTATAGGATTGTCAATAGCTCTATATGATTATTATTTAGCTAAAGACAAAAGTCAAAATGTAGTTCAAGTAAAAGAGGAGGTTATGTCAGATGGAATCTAA
- a CDS encoding PTS system mannose/fructose/sorbose family transporter subunit IID encodes MESNVYKDQAVEKVVTKKDLNKMAWRSLLLQASFNYERMQACGWLYSMLPALKKIHKDKDDLSTSMKMHMEFFNTHPFLVTFIMGIVAAMEENKENPNTIRGIKVATMGPLGGIGDALFWLTLLPICAGIGSAIALDGSVAGPIVFLIVFNIVHFGLRFGLMHYGYNTGVGAITKLKENTKYVSRAASILGLAVVGGLIASYIRFSTTLSITAGQAVVNIQTDLLDKVMPNLLPLAYTLLMYKGLKKGWSPVALIGVTVVIGVVGRMLGIV; translated from the coding sequence ATGGAATCTAATGTATATAAGGATCAAGCTGTAGAAAAAGTAGTTACTAAAAAAGACTTAAACAAAATGGCATGGCGATCACTTTTATTACAAGCATCGTTTAACTATGAGAGAATGCAGGCGTGTGGATGGCTCTATTCAATGCTTCCAGCGCTCAAAAAAATACACAAGGATAAAGATGATTTATCGACATCAATGAAGATGCATATGGAATTTTTCAACACACATCCATTTCTAGTTACATTCATTATGGGAATTGTTGCAGCTATGGAAGAAAACAAAGAAAACCCAAATACTATTCGTGGAATAAAAGTAGCTACTATGGGACCACTTGGTGGAATCGGAGATGCACTTTTCTGGTTGACACTATTACCTATATGTGCAGGAATCGGATCGGCAATAGCCCTAGATGGTAGTGTTGCAGGACCAATTGTATTTTTGATTGTATTTAATATAGTACATTTTGGACTTAGATTTGGACTAATGCATTATGGTTACAATACAGGGGTTGGAGCAATTACAAAACTAAAAGAGAATACGAAATATGTATCTAGAGCAGCATCTATATTGGGACTTGCTGTTGTTGGTGGACTTATAGCTTCTTATATAAGATTTAGCACAACATTATCTATTACAGCGGGTCAGGCTGTTGTAAATATTCAAACAGATTTATTGGATAAAGTTATGCCAAACCTATTGCCACTTGCATATACATTGCTTATGTATAAGGGTTTGAAAAAAGGATGGTCTCCAGTTGCGCTTATTGGAGTAACTGTTGTGATTGGTGTTGTTGGAAGAATGCTTGGTATTGTTTAG